The nucleotide sequence GCCTTTCTAGTGACTTATCAATCTTACTCCTTTTCCCAAATGCTCCAATGACAATTTTGGCTTCATGATTTTCGCCCTCCTTATCCTTGATAAGGAAGCGGTCATCTTTGAAACTTGAAGAGACAACTCTGGTATGAACAATGTCAAGTGAATCCAATGCTTTCTTAGCAAGCCACTGATCATATGACTTTCTGCTTATACCAAATCCTCCAAGATCTAATGCCATTTTTAAGCTCTTACCGGATGAAGAACTTAAGTGAAATCGAGAAATTTTTGCAGGCTTAAGTTCTGATGGGAAAAGTTCATTTTTTTCTAAAAAAGGAATGACTTCATTCGATATATACTCACCACATACTCTGTGAAAGGGATATTTCTTTTCTTCAAACAGCAGGACATTAAGTCCCTTTCTACTTAAAAGTATTGCATTGATTAGTCCGGCTAATCCACCACCTATCACTATTACATCTTTCACTTCTCGAAATTATGGAATAAAAAAAGCCTGTCTTTCAAAGACAGGCTTTTTTTATTGCGATATATCTATTTAAAGACCTAGCCCGTAATGTGCCTTACTGCCATCAGGATAGATTCCTTCAATTAGAATCCCATCCGTTCTAGGACGTTTAAAATAGTTTTGAAGATCTTGAATGTTCCTAATCTCTTCATTATCAATGCCTGTAATAATAAACCCTTCTTTCATACGAACTTCTTTCCATTTGCCATTTCCCAACTCCCTGACTTGAACCCCACCATCAATATCCAATTCTTCTTTTAGCGCATCAGTCAAATCGACAAAAGTCGCGCCCTCAACTTTAAAATCAGAAGCAAGCTCCACTACCTCCAATGTACCTTCTGCATTTCTTAGTTCAGCCAATACTATTTTCTCTTTTCCATTTCTGATAAACTTTACCTCAACTTGGTCTCCAGGTCTCTTTACAGCTACTTGTTCCTGAAGCTGGGCTACACTATTTACCGGCTTATCATCTATAGCTACAATTACATCTCCTCTCTCCATACCCGCTCTATCAGCAGCTTTTCCAGCCATTACTCCATTCACGTAAATCCCTTTTAATACATTGAGATCATATTCTTCCGCAAGCCCGGCATCCACATCCCTAATCGAAATCCCCAATAATGCTCTCTGCACCATCCCATACTCTACTAAATCACTAACTACCTTTTTTACAAGTGAAACAGGAACGGCAAATGAATATCCCGCAAATGCCCCTGAAGGGGATGCAATAGCTGTATTTATTCCTACCAATTCTCCATTGAGGTTTACCAGTGCTCCACCACTATTTCCAGGGTTTACCGCCGCATCAGTTTGGATAAAAGATTCTATTCTATAGTCTCCATTTAAGATATTTATATTTCGCCCCTTTGCACTTATTATCCCAGCTGTGACTGTCGACCTAAATTCATACGGGTTACCAATTGCGAGCACCCATTCTCCTATATTAATATTGTCTGAATCACCGTAATTAATTGATGTAAGATTGTTCTCATTCACTTTTAAAACGGCTAAATCAGTGCTCGCATCTGTACCTATCACCTTAGCTTGATAACTTCTATTGTCATTTAAGACAATCTCGATCTCATCTGCATTCTCAATAACATGATTATTTGTGACGATATATCCATCAGAAGATATAATCACTCCAGATCCGGCTCCTCGTGCAGGACCTCCTCTTCGTTCGTATCGTTCACCAAAGTAGTCCTTGAAGAAATCGTTAAAAGGACTATTCGCACGCATCCCTTCTTTATAAGTAGTCCTTATATGCACAACTGAAGGTGTGGCATTTTTAGCTGCAAAAACGAAGTTTAAACCTTCCGGCACTACAAAGTCTGATGAGTCAAAGACATAGTTTGTTAAACTCACAGGGCTTGAAGTATTTCCTGTTGTTTGAATTATCCTATGGTTAGGCGCAATCAGCGAAAATCCTACGACCGCCACAATACCTCCAAAGAGTGACGAAAAAACCATGGCCATGATAAAACTTCTCTTACTCATATCTTCTTCAATTTTTTACTTATGATTTATACTCCATAAAGACACTTTTAGTTTTCATTCTGTGGAAAAACACTAAAAGGATTAACTATTCTTAACAAAAGATAGGTGCTGATTAAACTCCTTCCATTTTCAAAAAAAAGGGCATCCGCCTACTGGCGGACACCCCAAATCACCTACTCAAAACACTACTTAACTACTATCTGTTTTTTTGCTGACTTCTTTTCATCCTTTGGTAAAAGAATGGTCAAAATTCCATCTTGATATGAAGCATCTACTTTTTCTTTGTCTACCAAATCTGGTAAATAGAACGTTCTATTAAATGATCCATAGTAACTCTCCACACTGTGGAAGTTTTTTTCCTTCTTCTCGTTCTCAAATTTTCTTTCTCCACTTATTGTAATTTGATCTTTATTAAGATCAATATTGAAATCACCCTTCTTCATTCCTGGCACATGCAACTGAATCTCAAATTCTTTTTCAGATTCAGCAATATCCACCTTAGGTGAAAACTTAGGTACAGTGCCTCCTACTAATTCATCAGTAAAAAAATCATCAACAAGACTTTTAAAACTTGTCGGTCTGTAGTCGTTTCTATTGTACTTTATAAGTCCCATGTTCTATAGTTTTTAATTAAAAATAATTTATTGAGTAATGATCGAATTCTGTACCAACTGATGCAATGAATAAAAAATCATGTCATTATGTCTTAATTATGAAAATAGATGATGAAAAATAATGACATTGTGTCTTATTTATAAAAAAAAGTATTACTTGAAAATTTTTTAATGTCTTGCATTGAGAATTGTAAATTGGATGCTTACATTTGCACTCCTTTTTAAGGAAAATTCTCCCTTAGCTCAGCTGGTTAGAGCATCTGACTGTTAATCAGAGGGTCCTTGGTTCGAGTCCAAGAGGGAGAGCTTAAGCTTAGCAGAAATGCCGGGCTTTTTTTATTTTCAGGCTTTCAAGAAACAGTACTCTCAGAGTCCTTGGGTGGAACGCCACTCCGACGGTTCGCCGCAGCGATCGAGCCCAAGAGAGAGAGCTTAAGCTCAGCAGAAATGTTGGGTTTTTTATTGTTCCCAAAATTCTTGAATTTAATAGCCTACATACTGGAAGTCGCAAAAAAGAGTATCGCTAGTTTATTCGTTCAGTCATTCTTATCCACTGGATTGAAAGTTCTATTGATCGAATTTTAACAAAATTTGATCTGATTGAAATCACATTTATAAATCGCTTTCTTACCTTTGGATCATAAACCACTACAACTCTTGGGAACTTTTCAAAAGGTACTACTTGTCGACGATGATGATATCGTCAATTCTATAAACTCAGTTATCATCAAGCATGCAAAGTTTGCTACTGAAGTAGAATCAATTAATAATGTGCAAACAGCCATTGATTTTTTGAAAACCACAGGGGATACTCCTGACGTGATTTTCTTGGATTTAAATATGCCTGGTTTAGATGGTTGGGATTTTATGGAAGAGTATGAAAAGTTAAATATCACGGACGGCACTAAAGTTATTATGTTGACATCCTCCATATCTGCTAAAGATGAAGAACGGGCTTCCTCTTCCAAGCAAATTGCCGCTTTTATTTCTAAACCGCTTTCCCCAGAGTTGTTAGAAAAAATTTACAGTAGTCATCTGATAAGTTCCTAGTTCAGACGTAAAGCAAATGTGGCTCCTTTCCGAGGCTCGCTCTCTACCCTAATTCCGCCTCGGTGATAATCCATGATTGTTTTAATGATGTAAAGGCCTAGGCCAGCTCCTTCCACATGTGAGTGTAATCGTGAATAAGGCCTGAATATTTCTTCTTTAAACTTGATCGAATCAAAACCTAAACCATTGTCTTTAATAATTAGTGTAGTATGCGAATTGACTTCTTTGGTCTTGATTTTTATTTGAAGAGGTTTTTCAGGGTCTCTGTAAGACAGGGCATTTGATATTAAATGCTTTAATACCACTTTCAACTGTGCTTTTGGATAGGCAATAGTGGGGCATTCTGAAAAATCTTTTTTTATAATGGCATTTGCACTTTTAATCTTACTTAAAGAATTGGAAACTACCTCTTTAAGAACCTCATCAATATCTAGAAGCTCTTTATCTGCACCAAGTTCTTCTCGCACTTTGTTTACCTCAACAAGCGCATGTACAATCTTTTCTAATTGTTGATTTGTCTTCCTAGCGTTGTTAAGTATTGCTTTAAAGTTAGAAGGGTTCACGTTTTCTTTCCCTAGCATCTCTAATAGAGATCCAAGGTTAGTTATAGGAGCTTTCAGGTCATCCGCAGTGCTGTACGAAAAATGAATAAACCTATCTATCTCTTCTTGTGAGTATCGCAAGCGATCTGCCATTTCATTAAAGGAGTTAACAATGTCACTTGTTATGCTGTTTGAACTCAGCTTTATTCTTGCATCCAGATTGCCATCACCAATTCTTTCTGCACCCGATCTTATATCCTCCAACGGGCGCCATATTTTATAGCTAAAAGTGTAAACGGCAAGCAAGGAAAGAATGATGAAAAGAAGAGTGAGTGTTACAATCCACTTCATTGAAAGCACTTCTTCTTGCTCGACAATCTTCACCAGAGCTTCGGTAAACATTTCATGACGCATCAAAACACCTTCTACTTGTTTATTAAACTGATCCTCTTCTTGTTCTACTCTTTCTGACACAAAAACTGCTTCTTCCAGCCGACCTTCCTCCAGAAGATTTACAACTTCTATTGCATGGTTTTCATAGCTAGTATGATCACTTGCAAGCTTCTTAATTGATAATAACAAGCCTTTCAATTTGATTCTCTGAGCCTCTTGATTTGTCCGCTTTAATGCTTCTGAAACTTCGTTTTCTGCCTCCAGTAAGTCGATATCCACAAGCTGCGCTAAATATCTAAAAGTACTATCTGCCAAAGCAAACCCTCTTAGAGCTGCATCATTCCCTGGAGCCATTTCTTCTGAATAACGAATAGCACGCTCAAAATTGATCGCCTGCTCAAGTTGGTTTGTCTCTATTTGGGTAAGTATCTCGATTATTGGTAAATCGATATTAGCTACATCATCAATATCTTTATGTGTAGCTACGATTCGAAGCAACCCAAATGCCCCAAGAATCAAAATAAGGAAAATAATAAATGTACTTCTCCGAAGGATTACTTCTTTAATCCTGTTAGGTCTTCGAGTCATGGTAGGTAGGTAAAAGCCCTAATCTAATTCAATTTTGGCGGTCATCACACGAATTGCATCATCTAAATTCATTGTTTCTAATTTCAATTGCTGCAGAAGCTCTTCGTATGTCTCCCGACTTTCCCAATTTAATTTAATCAAATCTATCAATGCCAAAATAGTAGACAGAGGATGCCTGATGGTATGTGATGTATAAAAAGCATGATCAGATAGTTTTTTGGCAAGTTTTTCTTTCTCTTTTTCCTCAATCTTCAAAGTACTTAACTCGTTTCTGTGTAGAAAGTCTTCCTTGAGGCGCAACAATGCGTCGTAACATTGACTAATCATTGAAGCTGATGTCAACAAAACAAATTGATCTCGTTCAATAAAATCCTTCTTTGTTTTCCACTCTACCGTAATGACTCCAAAAAGTCTGTTATCATTCCACACTTGAAAACTCGCCCATGAGGTGAGTCGATTCTTAATTAAGTGGTCAAGTGTTAGTTCTTCTAACGCTGGATTATCATCAGTACTGTCAACGTGTATTGATTGCTCAGCCTTCAAGAGTTTTATGAAGTTTGGAAATGTTGATGCATCCAGTGCTTTACCAGAAGAAGACTCCTCCGTTTCTGCATTGAAACTTTGAATGCTTTCAAATTCATCCTTTTCATTTCTATAAAGCCAAAAAGATGTCTTATAAGCACTTAGCGATCTACAAACAGTCGGAATGAGCTCTGAAATAAAATCTTTGAATTTCCCACTCAGCAATGGTTCAGACATTGCCATTTTCATAAAAGATTCGATTCTATTGTCTTTAGTTTCACTCATTTAATATAGAAGAGGAAATGTAAAGAGGTTTTTCCAGAAATCATCTAAATCTATTTTGCGAAAATCTGAGCATCATCCTTAAAAGATTTAAACTCTAGCGCATTTCCAGAAGGATCCATAAAAAACATGGTTGCTTGCTCACCCACCTCGTCTTCAAATCTGACATATGGTTCAATAATGAACTCTATTCCTGCATCTTTAAGTTTTTCCGCAAGATCATCCCAATCACTTCTGCTTAAAACCACACCAAAATGAGGCACAGGAACTGCCTTGCCGTCAACAGGATTAGTTTCCGCATCTCGCTTATTTTCAACCATATGGATTACAAATTGATGTCCATATAAATTGAAGTCTACCCAGCAATCAGAAGATCTACCCTCTTCAAGGCCCATTATATCCCGGTAAAAACTTCTTGTCTGATCCAATTCTTTTACAGGAACAGCTAAATGAAAAGGTCTTAAATTATTCATGAGGAAAGCGTTTTAATTAACCAAGAAAAGGATATCTGTAATCAGTAGGGGAAACAAAAGTTTCTTTAATGGTTCTTGCACTAACCCAACGCATGAGGTTCATCATTGCTCCCGCTTTATCGTTTGTGCCAGAACCTCGCGCACCACCAAATGGCTGTTGGCCTACTACAGCCCCTGTAGGTTTATCGTTGATGTAAAAATTACCTGCTGCGTTTCTTAGTTTTTTAGTAGCAACGTCCACTGCGTATCTATCCTTACTGAAAATAGCTCCGGTTAGTGCATAAGGAGATGTCTCGTCCACGATACTTAAGATTTCCTCAAACTTATCTGCATCATATACATGAATGGTAAGCACTGGTCCAAAAATCTCCTCACACATTGTTGTGTACTTAGGGTCTTTCGCTACAAAAACTGTCGGCTCAACGAACCATCCTTTAGTGTCATCATAATTGCCTCCAGCAACTAATTCTACATCTTTATCGGTTTTTGCTTGCTCTATGTAACCCGAGATCTTTTTGAACGCAACACCATCTATCACAGCATTTACAAAGTTTGACGGATCTTCAGGAGAGCCCATTTTGATTGATTTTAAATCTTCAATCATGTATTTCTTAACATCTTCCCAAATGTTTGATGGAATATATGCTCTAGATGCTGCACTGCATTTCTGACCCTGAAACTCAAATGATCCTCTTACTAAGCCAGTAGCCACTTCTTTTGCATCCGCAGATCTATGAGCTACTACAAAGTCTTTTCCTCCTGTTTCTCCTACTATTCTTGGATACGTTCTATATGAATCAAGATTAGCTCCAATGGTTTTCCAAAGTGTTTTAAAAACCCCTGTACTTCCTGTGAAATGAAGTCCTGCAAAATCTCTGTGGTTAAATACGACATCTCCTGCTACAGGACCATCCACATAGATCAGATTGATTACTCCATCAGGGAGTCCTGCCTTTTTGAAGACTTCCATTATTACTTGTGCCGAATATACTTGTGTATAGCTCGGTTTCCACACAACAGTGTTTCCTAACATTGCTGGAGCCGCTGGGAGGTTTCCCGCAATGGCTGTAAAGTTGAATGGAGTGATGGCGAAAATAAAGCCCTCTAATGGTCTATACTCCAACCTATTCCATATCCCTTCTGATGATATAGGTTGCTGCATATACAATTCTTGCATAAAAGAAACATTGAACCGAAGGAAGTCAATGAATTCGCAAGCAGCATCAATCTCTGCCTGATGTACATTTTTTCCTTGACCAAGCATTGTCGCAGCATTCATTTTAGCTCTGTATGGCCCAGCTAATAAGTCAGCCGCCTTAAGAAAAATGCTAGCACGATTTTCCCAAGACATATTTTCCCAATCTTCTTTGGCAGATAAAGCTGCATCAATGGCCTCTGTGACATGTGAAGCATCTCCTTCTGAAAAATGTCCTAAAACATGCTTATGATCATGAGGGCAGGTCATTGCAACCTTATTGTCTGTATGCACCTCTTTGTCACCAATAAACATCGGAGCATTAACCTGGCTTGCATACATTTCTTTGTATTTAGCCAATAATTCTTCTCGAGCAGGAGTGCCCGGGGCATAGCTCAATATAGGCTCATTGATTGGGTCTGGTATGAAAAAATTTCCTTTAGGCATGTTGTATACATTTATTTGTTAGGTAAGACAAAACTAAGGTGAATGGTTCAAAATACTAGAGGTAACTAATTCAATAATCTAGAGGTAACTAGAAAATTTTTAAAAGCTCCATATGGGATTGAATAGTGTAATCTGCTAGTGATTTCTTTCTCCCACTTGGATCGTAGAAGACTGTCTTAATACCAAATTCTTGAGCTCCATGAATATCCGTTCTGGGATTATCTCCAATCATCACACTATTTGTTTTGGAGGAACCCGCTTTGCTAAGGGAGTACTCAAAGATTTCCGGGCTTGGTTTTCTTGAATCTGCACACTCTGATGTCACCATTATGTTAAAGTATTTAGCTATTCCTGAACTACTTAACTTTCTATTCTGAGCATCTAGGAATCCATTGGTAATTATGTGTAATTCGTATTTACCTGTTAGGTAATTCAAAGCCGTCAAAGCATCAGGCATGAGATAAGATTTTGACGAACAATTTTTCATGAAATAAGCCGAAGCATCTTTAGAATGCTGAGCATCTATCCCAATACTTGAAAAAATTTCATTGAATCTCTCATTCTTGATGTACTCGCGATCTATCAGCCCGTCATTGTACTTACCCCACAATTTATCATTCACTTCATAAAACTTGTTGAAAAGTTTTTTCTTCGTTAATCCAGACTTGG is from Marinobacter alexandrii and encodes:
- a CDS encoding YjjG family noncanonical pyrimidine nucleotidase, which translates into the protein MKHIFFDLDHTLWDYDRSAQETLSEIFIQLELSKSGLTKKKLFNKFYEVNDKLWGKYNDGLIDREYIKNERFNEIFSSIGIDAQHSKDASAYFMKNCSSKSYLMPDALTALNYLTGKYELHIITNGFLDAQNRKLSSSGIAKYFNIMVTSECADSRKPSPEIFEYSLSKAGSSKTNSVMIGDNPRTDIHGAQEFGIKTVFYDPSGRKKSLADYTIQSHMELLKIF
- a CDS encoding response regulator, with amino-acid sequence MGTFQKVLLVDDDDIVNSINSVIIKHAKFATEVESINNVQTAIDFLKTTGDTPDVIFLDLNMPGLDGWDFMEEYEKLNITDGTKVIMLTSSISAKDEERASSSKQIAAFISKPLSPELLEKIYSSHLISS
- a CDS encoding Hsp20/alpha crystallin family protein — translated: MGLIKYNRNDYRPTSFKSLVDDFFTDELVGGTVPKFSPKVDIAESEKEFEIQLHVPGMKKGDFNIDLNKDQITISGERKFENEKKEKNFHSVESYYGSFNRTFYLPDLVDKEKVDASYQDGILTILLPKDEKKSAKKQIVVK
- a CDS encoding ATP-binding protein: MTRRPNRIKEVILRRSTFIIFLILILGAFGLLRIVATHKDIDDVANIDLPIIEILTQIETNQLEQAINFERAIRYSEEMAPGNDAALRGFALADSTFRYLAQLVDIDLLEAENEVSEALKRTNQEAQRIKLKGLLLSIKKLASDHTSYENHAIEVVNLLEEGRLEEAVFVSERVEQEEDQFNKQVEGVLMRHEMFTEALVKIVEQEEVLSMKWIVTLTLLFIILSLLAVYTFSYKIWRPLEDIRSGAERIGDGNLDARIKLSSNSITSDIVNSFNEMADRLRYSQEEIDRFIHFSYSTADDLKAPITNLGSLLEMLGKENVNPSNFKAILNNARKTNQQLEKIVHALVEVNKVREELGADKELLDIDEVLKEVVSNSLSKIKSANAIIKKDFSECPTIAYPKAQLKVVLKHLISNALSYRDPEKPLQIKIKTKEVNSHTTLIIKDNGLGFDSIKFKEEIFRPYSRLHSHVEGAGLGLYIIKTIMDYHRGGIRVESEPRKGATFALRLN
- a CDS encoding VOC family protein, translating into MNNLRPFHLAVPVKELDQTRSFYRDIMGLEEGRSSDCWVDFNLYGHQFVIHMVENKRDAETNPVDGKAVPVPHFGVVLSRSDWDDLAEKLKDAGIEFIIEPYVRFEDEVGEQATMFFMDPSGNALEFKSFKDDAQIFAK
- the pruA gene encoding L-glutamate gamma-semialdehyde dehydrogenase — encoded protein: MPKGNFFIPDPINEPILSYAPGTPAREELLAKYKEMYASQVNAPMFIGDKEVHTDNKVAMTCPHDHKHVLGHFSEGDASHVTEAIDAALSAKEDWENMSWENRASIFLKAADLLAGPYRAKMNAATMLGQGKNVHQAEIDAACEFIDFLRFNVSFMQELYMQQPISSEGIWNRLEYRPLEGFIFAITPFNFTAIAGNLPAAPAMLGNTVVWKPSYTQVYSAQVIMEVFKKAGLPDGVINLIYVDGPVAGDVVFNHRDFAGLHFTGSTGVFKTLWKTIGANLDSYRTYPRIVGETGGKDFVVAHRSADAKEVATGLVRGSFEFQGQKCSAASRAYIPSNIWEDVKKYMIEDLKSIKMGSPEDPSNFVNAVIDGVAFKKISGYIEQAKTDKDVELVAGGNYDDTKGWFVEPTVFVAKDPKYTTMCEEIFGPVLTIHVYDADKFEEILSIVDETSPYALTGAIFSKDRYAVDVATKKLRNAAGNFYINDKPTGAVVGQQPFGGARGSGTNDKAGAMMNLMRWVSARTIKETFVSPTDYRYPFLG
- a CDS encoding Do family serine endopeptidase; this encodes MSKRSFIMAMVFSSLFGGIVAVVGFSLIAPNHRIIQTTGNTSSPVSLTNYVFDSSDFVVPEGLNFVFAAKNATPSVVHIRTTYKEGMRANSPFNDFFKDYFGERYERRGGPARGAGSGVIISSDGYIVTNNHVIENADEIEIVLNDNRSYQAKVIGTDASTDLAVLKVNENNLTSINYGDSDNINIGEWVLAIGNPYEFRSTVTAGIISAKGRNINILNGDYRIESFIQTDAAVNPGNSGGALVNLNGELVGINTAIASPSGAFAGYSFAVPVSLVKKVVSDLVEYGMVQRALLGISIRDVDAGLAEEYDLNVLKGIYVNGVMAGKAADRAGMERGDVIVAIDDKPVNSVAQLQEQVAVKRPGDQVEVKFIRNGKEKIVLAELRNAEGTLEVVELASDFKVEGATFVDLTDALKEELDIDGGVQVRELGNGKWKEVRMKEGFIITGIDNEEIRNIQDLQNYFKRPRTDGILIEGIYPDGSKAHYGLGL